The following proteins are encoded in a genomic region of Fervidobacterium pennivorans DSM 9078:
- a CDS encoding HD domain-containing phosphohydrolase: protein MEKAKVMIVDDSKTVHAELSSILSEINLDGKSLDIEHTYGYEEFKKIFVPEKYALVITDLVMETDDAGIKVINHIRHTCNDKKTRIILMTANPEKVPNDLLTRDYDINAYIEKKNLSPFLTKLTVLSMLKTYQDIASLEQAIVTLENVAANASEMSLAELLINTFFQVRTFLSLKRPDIKLNGEIFVNDERIFPPKFINREHLEYRYDFHIKVEENTILFLLYSSKELNSLETSYVRSLLKNLRRSLVSTKYPDVEEEFIIMLSKVVEAKSEETGDHVNRVAELSYRLAEYLGFSSSDAKLIKKASALHDIGKVGVPDYILNKPGKLDDKEFSIIKEHSLIGFEILRDSTLDVFEIGAVVALEHHERWDGTGYPYGLQGEEIAIEARIVQVADVFEALTHDRCYRPAWPIEKAVEYMNDMKARQFDPMVIDAFNKHLEDMIAIVKSHYREEV from the coding sequence ATGGAGAAAGCAAAAGTTATGATAGTTGATGATTCCAAGACAGTCCATGCAGAACTCTCATCGATTTTGAGCGAAATCAATTTGGATGGTAAAAGTTTAGATATTGAACACACTTACGGGTATGAGGAATTCAAGAAAATCTTTGTCCCCGAGAAATACGCACTTGTGATAACCGATTTAGTTATGGAAACTGATGATGCGGGAATTAAGGTTATAAACCACATCAGGCATACGTGTAACGATAAAAAAACGAGGATAATCCTGATGACCGCCAATCCTGAGAAAGTTCCAAATGACTTGCTCACAAGAGACTACGATATAAACGCCTATATAGAGAAGAAAAACCTTTCACCATTCTTAACAAAGCTCACAGTTTTGTCAATGCTTAAAACCTACCAAGATATAGCCTCTCTTGAACAAGCAATTGTCACCTTAGAAAATGTTGCAGCGAACGCTTCCGAAATGAGCCTTGCAGAATTGCTTATAAATACCTTTTTCCAGGTGCGCACGTTTCTATCCTTAAAAAGACCGGACATTAAACTCAACGGTGAAATTTTCGTGAACGACGAAAGAATTTTTCCACCAAAGTTCATAAACAGGGAACATTTGGAATACAGATATGATTTTCACATCAAGGTTGAGGAGAACACTATTCTCTTTTTGCTCTATTCCTCAAAAGAACTGAACTCACTTGAAACATCATACGTAAGAAGCCTTTTGAAAAACCTTCGAAGGTCCCTTGTTTCAACAAAATATCCAGATGTGGAGGAAGAATTTATTATTATGCTTTCTAAAGTTGTTGAGGCCAAATCGGAAGAAACCGGGGACCATGTGAATCGGGTTGCCGAACTATCTTATCGTTTGGCAGAATACCTCGGTTTTAGCTCCAGTGATGCGAAACTAATCAAAAAAGCCTCCGCATTGCACGACATTGGAAAAGTTGGTGTGCCTGATTACATATTAAATAAACCTGGGAAACTCGATGATAAGGAATTTTCAATTATAAAGGAACATAGCTTGATTGGTTTCGAAATTCTCAGAGACTCAACTTTGGATGTTTTTGAGATAGGTGCGGTCGTTGCTTTGGAACACCACGAAAGGTGGGATGGAACTGGTTATCCCTATGGACTTCAAGGCGAAGAGATAGCGATAGAGGCAAGAATAGTTCAAGTTGCCGATGTTTTTGAAGCTTTAACGCACGATAGGTGCTATCGTCCCGCATGGCCAATTGAAAAAGCTGTTGAATACATGAACGATATGAAGGCACGGCAATTCGACCCAATGGTGATTGATGCGTTCAACAAACACTTGGAAGACATGATTGCTATAGTAAAATCCCATTACAGAGAAGAGGTTTGA
- a CDS encoding RluA family pseudouridine synthase, protein MDIQVTNREDGWRLDKFVMEKTPDWISRTFIQKAIKNGEVLVNGILKKPSYKVKSGDIITLMVPQKPQVPEILPENIPLDIIYEDRDILVINKQPGIITHPIPSHTSGTIVNAVLYHCKDLQGVGGVLRPGIVHRLDKDTSGVMVIAKNDLAHQSLTKQFKDRVTEKLYVCLVKGVPEKNEGDINVSIARNPVLRVKMTVTQSAYGKPALTHYKVIRKFGNLASLVFAWPKTGRTHQIRVHMKYLGHPLMGDEVYGKAKEDEKFDIHRQMLHALSLSFFHPRTGERVKFIARLPEDFARAIKNIQNFLEKKP, encoded by the coding sequence ATGGATATACAGGTAACGAACAGGGAAGATGGCTGGCGTCTGGACAAATTCGTCATGGAGAAGACTCCAGATTGGATTTCAAGAACATTCATCCAGAAAGCGATAAAGAATGGCGAGGTTCTGGTGAATGGAATTTTGAAGAAGCCGAGTTACAAGGTGAAGTCTGGGGATATAATTACCTTGATGGTTCCTCAGAAACCTCAGGTCCCCGAAATCCTGCCTGAAAATATACCACTAGACATAATATATGAAGACCGCGATATACTGGTAATCAACAAACAACCTGGTATAATAACCCATCCCATTCCATCCCACACTTCGGGAACCATCGTCAATGCGGTCTTGTATCACTGTAAAGATTTACAAGGTGTTGGTGGGGTGCTGAGACCTGGCATTGTCCACAGGCTTGATAAAGATACAAGTGGTGTAATGGTAATTGCGAAAAATGACTTAGCACACCAATCGCTTACCAAACAGTTCAAAGATAGGGTCACAGAAAAACTGTATGTGTGCTTAGTTAAAGGTGTTCCTGAAAAAAACGAAGGAGATATCAATGTAAGTATTGCCAGAAATCCTGTGCTCAGAGTTAAAATGACTGTAACTCAGAGTGCATATGGCAAACCGGCACTCACACACTACAAAGTCATAAGAAAGTTTGGAAACTTGGCTTCCTTAGTTTTTGCGTGGCCCAAAACAGGGAGAACACATCAGATTAGGGTTCACATGAAATACCTTGGTCATCCTCTTATGGGTGATGAGGTTTACGGAAAAGCTAAAGAAGATGAAAAATTCGACATCCACAGACAGATGCTCCATGCGCTCAGCCTTTCATTTTTCCATCCAAGAACAGGAGAACGCGTAAAATTCATAGCAAGACTGCCGGAAGATTTTGCAAGAGCAATAAAAAACATCCAGAATTTCTTAGAGAAAAAACCGTAA
- a CDS encoding CheR family methyltransferase, which produces MSLDDFKEKKFAWISNFQSGEIQELPWDQFEWFVEKIKETMGLDLSGYKPERMKRRIEMLIRKHNCKSYKEYFDLISKDNKKRDEFLDKLTINVTEFFRNPEKWEELKKVFLPQLLQESGPRFKAWSAGCSSGEEPYSLAILLEELKAPLTAKILATDIDIGVLTRAQIGEYEERSMVNTPPEYIQKYFIVRDGKYIVKPNVKARVQFKRHNLLQDPFEKGFDLILCRNVVIYFEMEAKEQLYKKFAESLRVGGLLFVGNTERIFNYRNLGLEVASPFIYKKVK; this is translated from the coding sequence ATGTCGTTGGACGACTTCAAGGAAAAGAAGTTCGCTTGGATTTCGAATTTCCAATCTGGTGAAATTCAAGAACTTCCTTGGGACCAATTCGAGTGGTTTGTTGAAAAAATAAAAGAGACAATGGGATTGGACCTTTCTGGATACAAACCGGAAAGGATGAAAAGACGCATAGAGATGCTTATAAGAAAACATAACTGCAAGAGCTATAAAGAATACTTTGACCTAATCTCAAAAGACAACAAAAAACGTGATGAGTTTTTAGATAAGCTCACTATCAATGTCACAGAGTTCTTCAGAAACCCGGAAAAATGGGAAGAACTCAAAAAGGTATTTCTCCCGCAACTTCTTCAAGAAAGTGGGCCAAGGTTTAAAGCTTGGAGTGCTGGGTGTTCTTCGGGAGAAGAGCCATACTCGTTAGCGATACTACTTGAAGAGCTCAAAGCACCTCTAACAGCTAAAATTTTAGCTACCGATATCGATATTGGCGTGCTCACAAGGGCACAGATAGGTGAGTATGAAGAGCGCTCAATGGTTAATACACCACCAGAATACATCCAAAAATACTTTATAGTTCGAGATGGAAAATACATAGTAAAGCCAAATGTTAAAGCCCGTGTTCAATTTAAAAGGCACAACCTATTGCAAGACCCGTTTGAAAAAGGCTTTGACTTGATATTGTGCCGGAATGTTGTTATCTACTTTGAGATGGAGGCAAAAGAACAGCTTTACAAAAAGTTCGCAGAAAGTCTAAGGGTTGGTGGGTTACTCTTTGTAGGAAACACGGAAAGAATATTCAATTACAGAAACCTTGGACTAGAAGTTGCTTCGCCGTTTATCTACAAGAAAGTTAAGTAA
- a CDS encoding YebC/PmpR family DNA-binding transcriptional regulator produces MSGHNKWANIKHRKAAQDAKRSKIFTKIIREIIVAAREGGGNPETNPRLRAVLEKAKEANMPKDTIERSIKKGTGELEGERYEEVIYEAYAPGGVALYILALTDNKNRTAQELRHILSKNGGSLAESGSVAWIFERKGVVEIPREKIADMDEFTLLAIDAGAEDIEEGDPVLVYTSPENLTTLRENLAKNGFEGSAKITYKPKNYVKVSGSDAEKVLKLVDALEDNDDVQEVFGNFDIDDAELEAIMAKLEG; encoded by the coding sequence ATGTCAGGTCACAATAAGTGGGCAAATATTAAGCACAGGAAGGCTGCTCAGGATGCGAAGAGGTCTAAGATATTTACGAAGATTATCAGGGAAATCATTGTTGCTGCAAGGGAAGGTGGCGGAAATCCAGAAACAAACCCAAGATTAAGAGCGGTTCTTGAAAAAGCAAAAGAAGCGAATATGCCAAAGGATACGATTGAAAGGTCCATAAAAAAAGGTACGGGAGAGCTGGAAGGCGAAAGGTACGAAGAAGTTATCTACGAAGCATATGCACCAGGTGGAGTTGCACTTTACATATTGGCTTTGACAGATAACAAAAATAGAACCGCACAAGAACTGAGACATATACTCAGCAAAAATGGTGGTTCACTTGCAGAAAGCGGTTCCGTTGCTTGGATATTTGAAAGAAAAGGTGTTGTTGAAATTCCAAGAGAAAAAATCGCAGACATGGATGAATTTACACTTTTGGCTATTGATGCTGGTGCAGAGGATATTGAAGAAGGAGACCCTGTTCTTGTATACACATCTCCTGAAAACCTTACAACATTGAGAGAAAACCTTGCTAAAAATGGTTTTGAAGGCAGTGCAAAGATTACTTACAAACCAAAGAACTATGTCAAAGTAAGTGGGTCTGATGCAGAAAAAGTTTTGAAACTTGTTGATGCACTTGAGGATAATGATGATGTTCAGGAAGTTTTCGGCAACTTCGATATCGACGATGCGGAACTTGAAGCCATAATGGCGAAGTTGGAAGGGTAA
- the clpP gene encoding ATP-dependent Clp endopeptidase proteolytic subunit ClpP, producing MDKEMKKILDQYVPIVIETTGRYERAYDIYSRLLKDRIIFLGSAIDDHVANLVVAQLLFLEAENPDKDIQLYINSPGGLVTAGLAIYDTMQYVKCDVATICIGQAASMAAVLLAAGAKGKRFALPNSRIMIHQPLGGAEGTAKDVEILTKELLRIKHLINEILSKHTGQPIEKIEKDTDRDFFMSAQEAKEYGIIDRVIMPGER from the coding sequence ATGGATAAAGAAATGAAAAAAATACTTGACCAATATGTTCCAATAGTTATCGAAACAACCGGTAGATATGAACGTGCTTACGATATTTATTCAAGGTTACTAAAAGATAGGATTATATTCCTTGGTAGCGCTATAGACGACCATGTAGCGAATTTGGTTGTAGCACAATTATTATTCTTGGAGGCAGAGAACCCAGACAAAGATATACAACTTTACATCAACTCACCGGGAGGCTTAGTAACAGCTGGGCTTGCAATATACGATACGATGCAATATGTAAAATGTGATGTTGCAACTATCTGTATTGGTCAGGCGGCATCGATGGCTGCGGTGCTTTTAGCTGCAGGTGCAAAAGGAAAAAGGTTCGCACTCCCAAATAGTCGTATAATGATTCACCAACCACTCGGTGGTGCTGAGGGAACTGCCAAGGATGTAGAAATACTGACAAAAGAGCTTTTAAGAATTAAACATCTCATAAACGAAATTCTCAGCAAACACACTGGACAACCCATAGAAAAGATAGAAAAAGACACCGATAGAGATTTCTTCATGAGCGCACAAGAAGCAAAAGAATATGGTATAATAGACAGGGTGATTATGCCTGGAGAAAGATAA
- a CDS encoding trigger factor codes for MEVKEISKDKNMIVREYLFDKNDIARLEDKAVAELNRKKYHIEGFRPGRVPKEVYKLRLKEAFYEIYVADEAIKEVENELDKEELQLLLPPVIADAKFSAEGGKVVVELHTEPEVKFEPTKLKLRKAKEEEVLDGYVDMRVKYVIEENAILEPKDGQAEEGDLVKVKETVMLGEKKLRNAEEREYVLLKDDEREVVKQLFGKKKGDVVEFERTFEKGDDKIVYKYILEVEEVYKRILPEFTDEFVKSLAIENVETTEQLKEKFRTEGKEIYDRELAESYRAQIMDQIPEVTEIEISEKTIERAVENIIENLKKDGKYESYVQNYGSEEKLIEELRNYYLNMIKKDLVVKKIAEENNIKVDAEDIKAYAERVSVEWGVSPDRAEAIIKSRQDIRNEVVMEIVESKVAKILAEKAQIEEVSFKEQENK; via the coding sequence ATGGAAGTCAAAGAAATCTCAAAAGATAAGAACATGATAGTACGTGAATACCTTTTCGACAAGAATGACATAGCAAGATTGGAAGACAAAGCGGTTGCTGAACTGAATAGAAAAAAATACCACATAGAAGGCTTCAGACCTGGAAGAGTTCCAAAGGAAGTTTACAAGTTAAGATTAAAAGAGGCATTCTATGAAATCTACGTTGCAGATGAGGCAATTAAAGAAGTGGAGAATGAACTTGATAAGGAAGAACTTCAGTTGCTTCTCCCACCAGTAATTGCGGATGCCAAGTTCTCTGCCGAAGGCGGAAAAGTTGTTGTTGAGCTCCATACGGAGCCAGAGGTTAAGTTTGAGCCCACAAAACTCAAATTGAGAAAAGCAAAAGAAGAAGAAGTCCTCGATGGTTACGTAGATATGAGGGTGAAATATGTCATAGAGGAAAATGCTATACTTGAGCCAAAAGATGGGCAGGCTGAGGAAGGCGACCTGGTTAAAGTAAAAGAAACGGTTATGCTCGGAGAAAAGAAGCTCAGAAATGCGGAAGAAAGAGAATACGTTCTCTTAAAAGATGATGAGAGAGAAGTTGTAAAACAACTCTTCGGCAAGAAAAAAGGCGATGTTGTGGAATTCGAAAGAACCTTTGAAAAAGGCGATGACAAAATTGTTTATAAATACATCCTTGAAGTAGAGGAAGTTTACAAGAGAATTCTTCCAGAGTTTACAGACGAGTTCGTAAAATCCTTAGCAATCGAGAACGTAGAAACAACTGAGCAACTCAAAGAAAAGTTCAGAACAGAAGGTAAGGAGATATACGATAGAGAATTAGCGGAATCCTACCGTGCACAAATAATGGATCAGATTCCGGAAGTTACAGAGATAGAAATCAGTGAAAAGACAATAGAAAGGGCTGTTGAGAACATAATAGAAAATCTAAAAAAAGACGGAAAATACGAGTCATATGTTCAGAACTACGGCAGTGAGGAGAAGCTTATCGAAGAGCTTAGGAATTACTATTTGAATATGATAAAGAAAGATTTAGTTGTAAAGAAAATAGCGGAGGAGAATAACATCAAAGTCGATGCGGAAGACATAAAGGCGTACGCAGAGAGAGTTTCAGTTGAATGGGGAGTAAGTCCCGACAGAGCGGAAGCGATAATTAAGAGCAGACAGGATATAAGAAACGAAGTAGTTATGGAGATAGTAGAGTCAAAGGTTGCAAAAATCCTTGCAGAAAAAGCGCAAATAGAGGAAGTATCATTTAAAGAGCAAGAAAATAAGTAA
- the rplQ gene encoding 50S ribosomal protein L17, which yields MRHRMKRNKINRYGSHRISLMRNLAKEIIEHGTIMTTTVKAKVGKTYIEKLITKAIKAYKIKDENKAESVALRRQIFAELGDRRLVNKLVDEIAPKYASRNGGYTRVIKVGQRRGDGAELSVLQLVEE from the coding sequence ATGAGACATCGAATGAAGAGAAACAAAATCAATAGATACGGTTCTCACAGAATATCTCTCATGAGAAACCTTGCAAAAGAAATAATTGAGCACGGAACCATTATGACAACAACGGTGAAAGCAAAAGTGGGAAAGACATACATAGAAAAGCTTATAACAAAGGCAATAAAAGCTTACAAAATTAAGGATGAAAACAAAGCAGAAAGCGTAGCTCTCAGAAGACAAATATTTGCAGAACTTGGTGACAGAAGACTTGTGAACAAACTTGTCGATGAAATAGCTCCAAAATACGCTTCCAGAAACGGAGGTTACACAAGGGTTATCAAAGTTGGTCAAAGAAGAGGCGACGGTGCAGAACTTTCCGTGCTCCAGCTTGTTGAAGAATAA
- a CDS encoding DNA-directed RNA polymerase subunit alpha gives MLQTFGRKFRLEEQAEYEDHYYAKYSVSPLEKGYAVTIGNTLRRVLLSSIPSFAITDVRFIKPEKYHEFDTIEGVKEDIMDILLNLKKVQLRVEAYVESPVKLVIEKKGPAVLTAKDIQCPAGVVVVNPNHYIATLNEDADIEIELYATFGKGFVPASERNERPEIGWIVMDGVYSPVLKVNWLVENVRVDKRTDFEKLILEIWTKKSIKPAEALKHSLKIILDHFSFIEQSLSDVEELPIPAYQETYSVVEESVSTEDVASKKIEELELSARSLNCLKRDKIETIGDLLERTEEDLLKIKNFGVKSLEEVKEKLKEKFGLSLRKGDK, from the coding sequence ATGCTTCAAACTTTTGGAAGAAAGTTCAGACTCGAAGAGCAAGCGGAATACGAAGACCATTACTATGCGAAGTACTCCGTGTCTCCACTTGAAAAAGGTTACGCAGTCACAATAGGGAACACGTTGAGAAGGGTTCTGCTCTCTTCGATTCCCAGTTTTGCTATCACAGATGTCAGGTTCATAAAGCCTGAGAAATACCACGAGTTTGATACAATAGAAGGTGTTAAAGAAGACATAATGGATATCCTGCTGAATCTAAAAAAAGTCCAGCTACGCGTAGAGGCATACGTTGAATCACCTGTTAAGCTTGTTATTGAAAAGAAGGGACCAGCTGTGTTGACAGCCAAAGATATCCAATGCCCAGCTGGAGTCGTGGTGGTAAATCCAAATCATTACATAGCCACGCTTAATGAGGATGCCGATATTGAGATTGAACTTTACGCAACATTTGGAAAGGGGTTTGTCCCTGCAAGCGAAAGAAATGAAAGGCCAGAAATCGGCTGGATTGTCATGGATGGGGTTTACAGCCCTGTTTTGAAAGTGAACTGGCTTGTTGAAAACGTGCGTGTTGACAAAAGAACGGACTTTGAAAAACTGATACTCGAAATCTGGACGAAAAAGAGTATAAAACCTGCTGAGGCTTTGAAACACTCATTGAAAATAATACTGGACCACTTCAGCTTTATTGAACAAAGTCTCAGCGATGTTGAAGAATTGCCTATTCCAGCATATCAAGAAACTTATTCTGTAGTTGAAGAAAGCGTATCTACAGAAGATGTTGCATCAAAGAAAATAGAAGAACTTGAACTTTCTGCAAGGTCACTGAACTGCTTGAAGAGGGACAAAATAGAAACGATAGGTGACTTGCTCGAGAGGACAGAGGAAGATTTGCTCAAAATCAAGAATTTTGGAGTTAAATCACTTGAAGAGGTGAAGGAAAAGCTCAAAGAAAAATTCGGTCTTTCGCTAAGAAAGGGGGACAAATGA
- the rpsD gene encoding 30S ribosomal protein S4 translates to MARYTGALCRLCRREGMKLYLKGERCFSEKCPFDRRPFAPGQHGREKKKLTQYGLQLRAKQTMKRIYGVLEKQFRIYYERAAKQAGDTRENLVAQVERRLDNVVYRLGFAINRRTARQLVSHGHILVNGKKVDIPSYQVRPGDVISIKESSRGIQPIKQALELNKGRAVAPWLEVDYDQFTGKYVRNPKLEEVTDLPVNVQAIVEFYSR, encoded by the coding sequence ATGGCACGTTACACAGGTGCTCTTTGCAGGCTTTGTAGAAGAGAAGGAATGAAGCTTTATTTGAAAGGTGAAAGATGTTTCAGCGAAAAATGTCCTTTTGACAGAAGACCTTTTGCACCAGGGCAACACGGTAGGGAAAAGAAGAAATTGACGCAATATGGTTTGCAATTAAGGGCAAAACAAACAATGAAGAGAATATACGGTGTGCTTGAAAAACAGTTCAGAATTTACTACGAACGAGCTGCAAAACAAGCGGGCGATACCCGTGAAAACTTGGTTGCCCAGGTTGAAAGAAGACTTGATAACGTGGTATATAGACTTGGATTTGCCATCAACAGAAGAACCGCAAGGCAACTTGTTTCACACGGTCACATCCTTGTAAACGGCAAAAAGGTTGATATACCGTCATACCAAGTAAGACCTGGTGATGTTATTTCCATAAAAGAAAGCAGTAGAGGAATTCAACCGATAAAACAAGCACTCGAACTTAACAAAGGTAGAGCAGTTGCTCCATGGCTTGAGGTAGATTACGACCAATTCACAGGAAAATACGTCAGAAATCCGAAACTTGAAGAAGTTACAGACCTTCCAGTTAATGTTCAGGCTATCGTTGAATTCTACTCGAGGTGA
- the rpsK gene encoding 30S ribosomal protein S11 yields the protein MAKGRTRAKAKKKVTVDHGVVHIKSTYNNTIVTLTDPNGNVLTWGSGGTAGFEGTRKGTPYAAQLAADKVAKEAIKMGIKKVDVIVKGPGAGRETAIRTLQAAGLEIENIRDATPIPFNGCRPPKRRRV from the coding sequence ATGGCGAAAGGTCGAACAAGAGCAAAAGCTAAGAAAAAGGTAACCGTTGACCATGGTGTGGTACACATCAAATCTACGTACAATAACACAATTGTCACATTAACGGACCCAAATGGAAACGTTTTAACATGGGGTAGCGGTGGTACAGCAGGTTTTGAGGGAACAAGAAAAGGAACACCATACGCAGCTCAGCTTGCAGCTGATAAGGTAGCAAAAGAAGCTATCAAGATGGGAATTAAGAAGGTCGACGTAATCGTCAAAGGACCCGGTGCAGGTAGAGAAACAGCCATCAGAACACTCCAAGCAGCAGGGTTGGAAATCGAAAACATAAGAGATGCCACACCAATTCCATTCAACGGATGCAGACCACCGAAAAGAAGAAGAGTCTAA
- the rpsM gene encoding 30S ribosomal protein S13 yields the protein MARIVGVEIPSNKKVHIALRYIYGIGPTRALEICKNTGVDPEKRVKDLTEDEISKISSFIQQNYKVEGELRTEVMRNIKRLIDIGCYRGLRHKLGLPVRGQRTRSNARTRKGPRPSRIKKKGK from the coding sequence ATGGCTCGTATTGTTGGTGTTGAAATACCGAGCAACAAAAAGGTTCACATCGCACTTAGATACATATACGGAATAGGACCAACCAGAGCACTTGAAATCTGCAAGAACACAGGTGTGGATCCAGAAAAAAGAGTTAAAGACCTTACAGAAGACGAAATCAGCAAGATTTCATCTTTCATTCAGCAGAACTACAAGGTCGAAGGTGAGTTAAGAACAGAAGTTATGAGAAATATCAAGAGGCTTATAGATATCGGGTGTTACCGCGGCTTAAGGCACAAATTGGGGCTTCCAGTAAGAGGTCAGAGAACCAGGTCGAATGCAAGGACGCGAAAAGGTCCAAGACCAAGCAGGATTAAGAAAAAAGGTAAATAA
- the rpmJ gene encoding 50S ribosomal protein L36 codes for MKVKASVGKRCEYCKIIRRRGRVYVICKVNPKHNQRQG; via the coding sequence ATGAAGGTGAAAGCATCCGTTGGAAAAAGATGCGAGTACTGTAAGATTATCAGAAGAAGAGGAAGAGTATACGTTATTTGTAAGGTAAACCCCAAACACAACCAAAGACAGGGATAA
- the infA gene encoding translation initiation factor IF-1, with amino-acid sequence MKNKEDVIRMEGTIVEALPNAMFRVQLDNGFKVLAHVSGKMRKNFIRLVPGDRVVVELTVYDLTRGRIVYRKKIDAKGEEEILDDEE; translated from the coding sequence CTGAAAAACAAGGAAGACGTCATACGAATGGAAGGAACAATAGTTGAAGCACTACCTAACGCCATGTTCAGAGTACAACTCGACAATGGGTTCAAAGTGTTAGCACATGTATCCGGAAAAATGCGAAAAAATTTCATCAGACTTGTACCAGGAGACCGTGTCGTTGTTGAACTAACAGTTTACGACCTTACACGTGGTCGGATAGTCTATCGAAAGAAGATAGACGCTAAAGGCGAAGAAGAGATACTTGACGACGAAGAATGA
- the map gene encoding type I methionyl aminopeptidase — translation MIRLKTEQEIEKMRIAGRAVAAVLEEAKKIVVEGATAYDIEMMAEKVIKEHRCEPAFKGYGGYPYITTVSVNEEVIHGFPLKSKVFKKGDIVSVDVGAIYEGYYGDGAATFIVGSTDETGKKLVEVTKQSLTRAIELIKPGVRLGDVSYEIQSYVESHGFNVVRDFVGHGVGKQLHEDPQVPNYGKPGTGLVLKAGMTLAIEPMVTEGGWHVVVLEDGWTVVTVDGKRAAHFEHTIVVTENGCEILTTL, via the coding sequence ATGATACGGCTTAAGACCGAACAAGAAATAGAAAAAATGAGAATCGCGGGACGTGCAGTTGCAGCTGTGCTTGAAGAAGCAAAGAAGATAGTAGTTGAGGGTGCAACTGCATACGATATAGAAATGATGGCAGAAAAAGTTATCAAAGAGCATCGCTGTGAACCAGCTTTCAAAGGTTACGGAGGATATCCTTATATCACAACCGTTTCAGTAAACGAAGAGGTTATACACGGTTTTCCTTTGAAGAGTAAAGTTTTCAAAAAAGGTGATATTGTTTCAGTAGACGTTGGAGCAATATACGAAGGATACTATGGAGACGGTGCTGCTACGTTTATTGTAGGTTCAACAGATGAAACTGGGAAAAAGCTTGTTGAAGTTACCAAACAATCTCTGACGCGTGCGATAGAATTAATAAAACCAGGCGTAAGGTTGGGAGATGTATCTTACGAAATACAAAGTTACGTAGAAAGCCACGGATTCAACGTTGTTAGGGATTTTGTAGGTCACGGTGTAGGAAAACAGCTACACGAAGACCCACAAGTTCCAAACTATGGTAAACCAGGAACGGGTTTGGTTTTAAAGGCGGGAATGACACTTGCTATAGAACCTATGGTTACTGAAGGCGGCTGGCACGTAGTAGTTTTGGAAGACGGGTGGACCGTGGTTACCGTTGATGGTAAACGCGCGGCACATTTTGAACATACTATTGTGGTTACGGAGAACGGTTGTGAGATATTGACAACTTTGTAA
- a CDS encoding adenylate kinase — MNLVFLGPPGAGKGTYAKRLVEKYNIPHISTGDIFREAIAKGTELGKKVQDIVNSGNLVPDELTNALVEERLRQPDCANGFILDGYPRTLNQAQALDGMLSSMGKTLDAAIYFEVDEETVVQRISTRRVCSKCGKVYNLITLPPKQDGICDDCGGQLIQREDDKEEVVRSRYRVYIEKTSPLIEYYRNQNKLFTLDGRKSVEEVMKMLFNILGGIKKK; from the coding sequence ATGAACCTGGTATTTTTGGGACCTCCGGGTGCTGGAAAAGGAACGTATGCAAAAAGGTTAGTTGAAAAATACAATATACCACATATCTCAACAGGTGATATATTTAGAGAAGCAATAGCAAAAGGAACAGAATTGGGAAAGAAAGTGCAGGACATTGTGAATTCTGGAAATCTTGTTCCAGATGAACTAACAAATGCCTTGGTCGAGGAGAGATTAAGACAACCAGATTGTGCAAATGGCTTTATTCTGGATGGATATCCAAGGACGCTAAACCAGGCTCAAGCATTAGACGGTATGCTTTCTTCTATGGGTAAAACATTGGATGCAGCTATATACTTCGAAGTCGATGAAGAAACCGTTGTCCAAAGGATTTCAACCAGAAGAGTGTGTTCTAAATGTGGAAAGGTTTATAATTTAATTACACTACCACCAAAGCAGGATGGAATTTGCGACGATTGTGGTGGACAACTAATTCAAAGGGAAGATGATAAAGAAGAGGTTGTTAGAAGCCGATATAGAGTCTATATCGAAAAAACGTCGCCGTTAATCGAATATTATAGAAATCAAAACAAACTTTTTACTTTAGATGGCAGAAAGAGTGTAGAAGAAGTAATGAAAATGTTGTTTAATATATTGGGTGGTATCAAAAAGAAATGA